Proteins encoded by one window of Bacteroidota bacterium:
- a CDS encoding CTP synthase, translated as MKNEQSRYIFVTGGVTSSLGKGIFSASLAKLLQARGFRVTIQKFDPYINVDPGTLNPYEHGECYVTEDGAETDLDLGHYERFLGIETSQANNVTTGAVYQNVINRERAGEFLGKTVQVIPHITDEIQRRMLLLGENGENDIVITEIGGTVGDIESLPYIEAVRQLKWKLGEKRCLIIHLTLIPYLSSAQELKTKPTQHSVKMLLESGIQADILVCRTEHPLSKDIRRKLALFCNVNVNSVIEAIDVKTIYDVPLHLLEENADEIVLAKLKLPKRNDPDLKNWKIFLSRLKNPTNSVRIGLVGKYVELQDAYKSILESFIHAGAANECKVEVISIQSEHINENNVREKLGELDGVLVAPGFGDRGIEGKITAIQYVRENKIPFFGICLGMQCAVIEFGRNVLKMKGAHSTEMNAKTKYPVIDMMEEQKHVTEKGGTMRLGSYDCRLFKKTKTFDIYKSQNITERHRHRYEFNNKYLKDYEGKGMIAVGINPQQNLVEIVEVKDHPWFIGVQFHPELKSKVENPHPLFVAFIKAAIEYKELK; from the coding sequence ATGAAGAATGAACAATCTCGATATATCTTCGTTACGGGTGGCGTAACGTCTTCTCTTGGAAAAGGTATTTTTTCCGCATCACTGGCTAAACTTTTACAGGCTCGTGGTTTTAGAGTAACTATTCAAAAATTTGATCCCTACATCAATGTTGACCCGGGAACACTCAATCCGTACGAACATGGCGAATGTTATGTTACCGAAGATGGAGCGGAAACGGATCTGGATCTTGGCCACTACGAACGATTCCTGGGAATAGAAACTTCGCAGGCAAATAATGTTACCACAGGTGCAGTTTATCAAAATGTTATTAACCGCGAACGCGCCGGTGAGTTTTTAGGTAAAACGGTGCAGGTAATTCCGCACATTACCGATGAAATTCAGCGTCGTATGTTATTGCTCGGCGAAAACGGTGAAAATGATATCGTTATCACCGAAATTGGTGGAACTGTAGGTGATATTGAATCACTTCCTTATATAGAGGCGGTTCGTCAGTTGAAATGGAAATTGGGAGAAAAAAGATGTCTCATTATTCATCTTACCTTAATTCCATATTTGAGTTCTGCGCAGGAATTAAAGACAAAACCTACACAACACTCGGTAAAAATGTTGCTGGAGAGTGGTATTCAGGCTGATATTCTGGTTTGTCGCACTGAACATCCGCTCTCAAAAGATATCAGAAGAAAACTGGCGCTTTTTTGCAACGTGAATGTGAATTCAGTTATTGAGGCAATTGATGTAAAAACCATTTATGATGTTCCTCTACATTTATTGGAGGAAAATGCGGATGAGATCGTTCTTGCAAAACTGAAATTGCCAAAACGCAATGATCCGGATCTTAAAAACTGGAAAATATTTTTATCTCGCCTCAAAAACCCGACAAATTCGGTGCGTATTGGTTTGGTGGGAAAATATGTGGAGCTGCAGGATGCATATAAATCTATTTTAGAATCATTTATACATGCCGGAGCGGCAAATGAATGTAAAGTGGAGGTAATTTCCATTCAGAGTGAACATATCAATGAAAATAATGTGCGCGAAAAATTAGGGGAATTGGATGGAGTTTTAGTTGCTCCGGGTTTTGGCGACAGAGGTATAGAAGGAAAAATTACCGCAATTCAATATGTTCGTGAAAATAAGATACCGTTTTTCGGAATTTGTCTCGGAATGCAATGTGCCGTTATTGAGTTTGGAAGAAATGTTCTCAAAATGAAGGGTGCACATTCCACCGAAATGAATGCAAAAACAAAATATCCGGTTATCGACATGATGGAAGAACAAAAACATGTTACCGAAAAAGGTGGAACCATGCGTTTGGGAAGTTACGACTGCCGTTTATTTAAAAAGACCAAGACTTTTGACATCTACAAATCGCAAAATATTACCGAACGCCATCGCCATCGTTATGAATTCAATAATAAATACCTGAAGGATTATGAAGGCAAAGGAATGATAGCTGTAGGTATAAACCCACAACAAAATCTGGTGGAAATTGTGGAAGTGAAGGATCATCCTTGGTTTATCGGCGTTCAATTTCATCCGGAACTAAAAAGCAAGGTAGAAAATCCGCATCCGCTGTTTGTTGCGTTTATTAAGGCTGCTATTGAGTATAAGGAGTTGAAGTGA
- a CDS encoding IS4 family transposase — MEINFTPNYSGLFNDTRLEARAINFWSQLSIRTVSVVRQLSKSPSEQKAFYRFLTNPKVSEEKLIEEATGRVKHLCDNSHVLCIQDTSEINLINHRNRIDGNSGLGRSDNSQIAYCFKLHPGLVINAETLAPLGYSAIKIFNRDHDKPYRLNRNYKKQPIEDKESYKWIEIPQISKETLQRASMVTFIEDREGDIFEQFALVPDSRTHLIIRSRTTRKLLNGEDMYESVLDSTIAGTYKINIPSEKRTGQNRREATIQVRFIECKIQRPRNLNKEKYPVSIPLYCISAVEEGKSSTKINWKLLTTHKIETFDQALQIIKWYSSRWNIEQVFRLLKKDGFGIEESELESGWSIRKLVIMQLTVILKILQMNLSFGDPTIGLPIKVAFDDEQIKLLEIMNADLEGSTEKQKNPYNKTSIKWAAWIIGRMGGWKGYVSQGIPGVITLKIGLEQFNKLLIAVRIIKDVGTQ; from the coding sequence ATGGAAATTAACTTTACACCCAATTATAGTGGACTTTTTAATGATACCCGACTTGAAGCGAGAGCAATTAATTTTTGGAGTCAATTAAGTATACGAACGGTTTCAGTTGTACGTCAACTTTCTAAAAGTCCATCTGAACAAAAGGCATTTTACCGATTTCTAACTAATCCAAAAGTGAGTGAAGAAAAATTAATTGAAGAGGCCACCGGCAGAGTAAAACACCTCTGCGATAACAGTCATGTATTATGCATTCAGGATACCAGTGAAATTAATTTAATCAACCATCGAAATAGAATTGACGGCAACAGTGGATTAGGTCGTTCAGATAACTCACAGATAGCTTATTGTTTTAAATTACATCCTGGTTTAGTTATTAATGCAGAGACACTAGCTCCTTTAGGCTACTCAGCAATTAAAATTTTTAATCGGGATCATGACAAGCCATATAGACTTAATAGAAACTACAAAAAGCAACCCATTGAGGATAAAGAATCTTATAAATGGATAGAGATACCCCAAATTAGCAAGGAAACGCTGCAGAGAGCTTCCATGGTTACTTTTATAGAGGATCGCGAGGGTGATATATTTGAGCAATTTGCCCTTGTTCCCGATTCCAGAACACATTTAATTATAAGGAGCAGAACTACACGAAAATTACTCAATGGAGAAGATATGTATGAATCGGTTTTAGATTCAACGATTGCAGGAACATATAAAATAAATATTCCATCTGAAAAACGCACAGGACAGAATCGACGAGAGGCAACTATTCAGGTTCGGTTTATAGAATGTAAAATTCAACGACCTCGTAATTTAAATAAAGAAAAATATCCGGTGTCGATTCCACTGTATTGCATATCAGCAGTGGAGGAAGGTAAAAGTTCTACTAAAATTAATTGGAAATTATTAACTACGCATAAAATAGAAACATTTGATCAGGCATTACAGATCATTAAATGGTATTCCTCCAGATGGAATATCGAGCAAGTATTCAGGTTATTAAAAAAAGATGGATTTGGTATTGAGGAATCAGAATTAGAAAGTGGTTGGTCAATTCGTAAATTGGTAATCATGCAATTAACCGTAATCCTTAAAATTTTACAAATGAATTTAAGTTTTGGCGATCCAACCATAGGCCTGCCAATAAAGGTGGCTTTTGATGATGAACAGATCAAGCTATTAGAAATAATGAATGCTGATCTGGAAGGCTCCACAGAAAAACAAAAAAATCCCTACAACAAAACCAGTATCAAATGGGCGGCTTGGATTATAGGTAGAATGGGCGGATGGAAAGGATATGTATCACAGGGTATACCAGGTGTTATCACACTTAAAATTGGACTGGAACAATTTAATAAATTATTAATCGCCGTAAGAATTATTAAAGATGTGGGTACACAGTAG
- a CDS encoding T9SS type A sorting domain-containing protein gives MYLFANTQRSPFLRIILLAVLIGNYLFSYSQMPQWDWALQVHGNHEDPINLFDADNFGNTLIVGDIYSNAITIGDTQLLRTSKYQAGDGYIAVLNNEGDISWARQIYNLDNGLVQKVDFRSATFDAHGNILIAGWYFRGDLYIDTTILSGDDKISLGFVLKFDPDGNLIWSHLYEEGVNPNEIASDQKGGFYFLGRMTSICQAMDLGDTILVNIVDQEQAFIVHYNQENKADWAKLLIGYTYGIQGVSNENGDLCFWGEFHDDSYVLDSITLYNPHPYDDQDYFGICNNSGNILCARTISDEPHGFNSIIFTKDSVYIVGAFFDEFMIIEEDTLKEVPWGFETKFMSIFNYKGEYAYSSLFSSDFNYLYNISNGINNKLNFSTQISSAFWNGMDSMINVSGASDPAVIYLDSHLNNINGFSLPLIYDNSIPATMTDPFGNMIFISSIEGDTLIFGEDTLKNYQIQPHRDYYVARSNECNNSLFDISEINGFLMAIDGIAWQWYVNDTLINNEISQIFYPTYNGFYRARVSLENGCFAWSKPFNFLDSNVNNQDEINITVFPNPANDLVNILINEPFDKLTIYNAIGQQIASWGGADQLNTVFSYHTPGFYFAYVTKNEIQSCIKFVIL, from the coding sequence ATGTATCTTTTTGCTAATACACAAAGATCTCCCTTCCTTCGTATAATATTATTAGCGGTTCTAATCGGTAATTACCTATTTTCTTATTCCCAAATGCCACAATGGGATTGGGCGCTTCAAGTACACGGAAATCATGAAGATCCGATCAATTTGTTTGATGCAGATAATTTTGGAAATACACTAATAGTTGGTGATATTTATAGTAATGCAATAACAATTGGAGATACACAACTTTTAAGAACATCTAAATACCAAGCCGGTGACGGATATATTGCAGTCCTCAATAATGAAGGAGACATAAGTTGGGCGAGACAAATTTATAATCTTGACAATGGATTAGTGCAAAAGGTAGATTTTCGATCTGCAACTTTCGATGCACATGGAAATATTTTAATTGCTGGTTGGTACTTTAGAGGCGATTTGTATATAGACACAACGATTTTATCAGGAGACGATAAAATCTCACTGGGTTTCGTCTTAAAATTTGACCCGGATGGCAATTTAATATGGTCGCACCTTTATGAAGAAGGGGTAAATCCAAACGAAATTGCTTCCGATCAAAAAGGTGGATTTTATTTCCTGGGCCGCATGACTTCCATCTGTCAGGCGATGGATTTAGGCGATACAATACTGGTAAATATTGTTGATCAGGAGCAAGCGTTCATTGTTCACTACAATCAAGAGAATAAAGCAGACTGGGCAAAATTGTTAATAGGATATACATATGGTATTCAAGGTGTTTCCAATGAAAATGGAGACTTATGTTTTTGGGGTGAATTTCATGATGATTCTTATGTATTAGATTCGATCACACTATATAATCCTCATCCATATGATGACCAGGATTATTTTGGAATCTGCAATAATTCGGGAAACATATTATGTGCAAGAACAATTAGTGACGAACCACATGGTTTCAATTCTATAATTTTTACCAAGGATTCCGTTTATATAGTAGGAGCGTTTTTTGATGAATTCATGATAATTGAGGAAGATACATTAAAAGAAGTACCTTGGGGATTTGAAACTAAGTTTATGTCCATTTTTAATTATAAAGGTGAATATGCATATTCTTCTTTATTTTCATCAGATTTTAATTATTTATATAATATATCCAACGGCATAAATAATAAACTAAATTTTAGCACTCAAATTTCTTCTGCATTTTGGAATGGAATGGATTCCATGATAAACGTTTCGGGAGCATCAGACCCAGCTGTGATTTATCTTGATTCTCATCTTAATAATATTAACGGATTCTCATTACCATTGATATATGATAATAGTATACCTGCCACAATGACCGATCCATTTGGCAATATGATTTTTATTTCAAGTATTGAAGGAGATACTCTTATATTTGGGGAGGATACTTTAAAAAATTATCAAATTCAACCCCATCGTGATTATTATGTTGCCAGATCAAACGAATGTAATAATTCACTTTTTGATATTTCTGAGATAAATGGCTTTCTGATGGCAATTGATGGAATTGCATGGCAATGGTATGTAAATGATACTTTAATTAATAATGAAATTTCCCAAATATTTTATCCAACCTATAATGGATTTTATCGGGCACGTGTTAGTTTGGAAAATGGATGTTTTGCATGGAGCAAACCATTTAATTTCCTTGATAGTAATGTTAATAATCAAGATGAAATAAATATAACTGTGTTTCCTAATCCGGCAAACGACCTGGTAAATATCTTAATTAATGAACCCTTCGATAAACTAACTATTTACAATGCAATAGGACAACAAATTGCATCCTGGGGAGGTGCAGATCAATTAAATACTGTATTTTCTTATCATACACCCGGATTTTATTTTGCGTATGTAACAAAAAATGAAATTCAATCCTGTATTAAATTTGTAATCCTTTGA
- the kdsB gene encoding 3-deoxy-manno-octulosonate cytidylyltransferase, whose product MNIIGIIPSRYNSTRFPGKPLVDIDGKSMIQRVYEQAQKVKSFSKIIVATDDARIEEHVKSFGGDAMMTSTVHQSGTDRCGEVVRKLTENYDVVVNIQGDEPFIQPEQLEKLITAFSDENTQIATLAIKLKNSDDIFNSNIVKVVFSVSGNALYFSRNPIPFNRGEEKENWLNTSSYYKHLGIYAYRSDILRKINIIPPSSLEISESLEQLRWLENDFTIKIVETDIDTIGIDTPEDLAKT is encoded by the coding sequence ATGAACATCATAGGCATCATCCCATCCCGCTACAACTCTACCCGTTTTCCGGGAAAACCTTTAGTTGATATTGATGGAAAAAGTATGATACAACGCGTATATGAACAAGCACAAAAGGTAAAATCCTTTTCTAAAATAATTGTAGCTACGGATGATGCAAGAATTGAAGAACATGTAAAAAGTTTTGGGGGGGATGCAATGATGACCTCTACCGTACATCAATCAGGCACCGATCGCTGTGGAGAGGTGGTTCGGAAATTAACGGAGAATTATGATGTGGTTGTAAATATTCAAGGTGACGAACCATTTATTCAACCCGAACAATTAGAAAAATTAATAACAGCATTCAGCGATGAAAACACACAAATTGCAACACTGGCAATTAAATTAAAAAACAGTGATGATATTTTTAATTCCAATATTGTAAAAGTGGTTTTTTCTGTTTCGGGAAATGCATTATATTTTTCGAGAAATCCTATTCCATTTAACAGAGGCGAAGAAAAAGAAAATTGGTTAAACACGTCATCCTACTATAAACATCTCGGCATCTATGCCTATAGAAGTGATATCCTCCGCAAGATAAACATCATCCCTCCAAGCTCCCTCGAAATTTCCGAATCACTCGAACAATTGCGTTGGCTGGAAAATGATTTTACAATAAAAATTGTAGAAACGGATATTGATACGATTGGAATCGATACACCCGAAGATCTTGCGAAAACGTAG
- a CDS encoding nodulation protein NfeD: protein MYRSILSRILLTITFISVLLCTQAQTAAQGNAVAKKKIYYFELHQDIMPTAVRIVDRAIREAKEMNADYIVMSLDSYGGLLDAGDTIHVKLLRCPIPVLCYITNNAASAGALIAISCDSIYMSPYAKIGAASVVDQEGNVVDEKYQAYMRGIMRSTAEANGRDPEIAEAMVQGGGAVPGIIDSNKILTFTTAEAIKFNYCEGEVNSVEDLLAKLNISNYEITEYETTGMDKVMAFLLNPVLRGLCITFIFLGLYFELQSPGIGFALVIAVIAALLYFAPLYVEGLAANWEILFFIIGLILIILEIFVVPGFGVTGIAGMVLTFSALVLAMVKNVGFNFEMSGDGEITTSLLIVLSSFVISLAVMFAFFGRFTRSKLFKTLSLQTSENHSEGYNSTIFNVPSDFIGKIGIAMSDLRPAGKIEINGEWYDGQSDGEFISKGEVVKVVAVMNNYLIVRKGE from the coding sequence ATGTACAGAAGCATTTTGAGCCGCATCTTATTAACCATTACCTTTATAAGTGTACTGTTATGCACACAGGCGCAAACTGCTGCACAGGGCAATGCTGTCGCAAAAAAGAAGATCTATTACTTCGAATTGCACCAGGATATCATGCCAACTGCCGTGCGAATTGTTGACCGGGCCATTCGCGAAGCAAAGGAGATGAATGCCGATTATATCGTTATGAGCCTTGATAGTTATGGTGGTTTATTGGATGCAGGAGATACCATTCACGTGAAATTATTGCGATGCCCTATCCCTGTTCTGTGTTATATCACAAATAATGCAGCGAGCGCAGGAGCATTGATTGCCATCAGCTGCGATTCCATATATATGTCGCCTTACGCTAAAATTGGAGCCGCCAGTGTAGTTGATCAGGAAGGAAATGTAGTGGATGAAAAATATCAGGCATATATGCGAGGAATTATGCGTTCCACAGCCGAGGCAAATGGCCGCGATCCTGAAATTGCCGAAGCAATGGTGCAGGGAGGTGGTGCAGTTCCGGGAATTATCGACTCCAATAAAATTCTAACCTTCACCACTGCAGAAGCAATTAAATTTAATTATTGCGAAGGGGAAGTAAATTCCGTTGAAGACCTGTTAGCAAAATTAAATATCTCCAACTACGAGATCACCGAATATGAAACAACAGGAATGGATAAAGTAATGGCATTTTTATTAAATCCAGTGCTTCGCGGATTATGTATCACTTTTATTTTTCTGGGATTATATTTTGAATTACAATCACCGGGTATCGGATTTGCATTGGTAATTGCAGTAATTGCAGCCTTACTTTATTTTGCTCCTTTATATGTGGAAGGATTAGCAGCAAACTGGGAAATATTATTTTTTATCATCGGATTAATATTAATTATTCTCGAGATATTTGTCGTCCCCGGATTCGGCGTCACGGGAATTGCCGGCATGGTACTTACATTTTCGGCATTGGTATTGGCAATGGTAAAAAATGTAGGATTTAATTTTGAAATGAGTGGAGATGGAGAGATCACAACATCATTATTAATAGTTTTAAGTTCTTTCGTAATTTCCTTAGCAGTGATGTTCGCGTTTTTCGGAAGATTTACGCGTTCCAAACTATTTAAAACATTATCACTTCAAACATCCGAAAATCACAGTGAAGGATATAATTCAACCATCTTTAATGTACCATCCGATTTTATCGGCAAAATCGGAATAGCAATGAGCGATCTTCGTCCCGCAGGAAAAATTGAAATTAACGGCGAATGGTACGACGGCCAAAGCGACGGAGAATTTATTTCGAAAGGGGAAGTGGTGAAGGTGGTTGCGGTGATGAATAATTATTTGATCGTGAGGAAGGGGGAGTGA
- a CDS encoding LysM peptidoglycan-binding domain-containing protein, with translation MKRICALILVLLWAWSVVGNNPVPGDSVGVKTVDGKTLIVYKVSAGETAYAVSRKYAIAFKDLSAANSGVDMGALKAGQEILVPGNFAAKVTPVTKTEPVVTKNEVVVNEPIVEPKVVETEPEPKAHVIETPVKTETQAEIIKEEPVVAADPVAADPAMLSEGDLTVEPVVETADKTKTFAQLYAGYLSTDMIATSEKGVATWIENNGIQTANDRFYALHSTAPIGSIVKVRNLMNNRTIYAKVIGSLSESEKQEKVLIKLSAGAAERLNVLDNRFVVEMTYYLAEDKAMK, from the coding sequence ATGAAAAGAATTTGTGCATTGATACTCGTCCTTTTATGGGCTTGGAGTGTAGTTGGAAACAATCCCGTACCGGGAGACTCCGTTGGAGTTAAAACTGTGGACGGCAAAACGCTAATAGTTTATAAAGTAAGTGCGGGTGAAACTGCATATGCGGTAAGTCGAAAATATGCCATTGCCTTTAAAGATCTTTCTGCAGCAAACAGCGGAGTTGATATGGGCGCTTTAAAAGCGGGTCAGGAAATTCTCGTACCCGGAAATTTTGCTGCTAAGGTTACTCCCGTGACAAAAACGGAGCCTGTGGTTACAAAAAATGAGGTTGTTGTAAATGAACCTATTGTTGAACCTAAAGTTGTAGAAACCGAACCGGAACCTAAAGCACATGTAATTGAAACACCGGTAAAAACAGAAACTCAGGCAGAAATAATTAAGGAAGAACCAGTTGTTGCTGCTGATCCAGTTGCTGCTGATCCGGCAATGTTGTCGGAAGGTGATCTAACTGTTGAACCCGTTGTTGAAACCGCAGATAAAACAAAAACCTTTGCGCAATTATATGCGGGATATCTTTCAACAGATATGATCGCAACTTCAGAAAAAGGTGTGGCTACCTGGATAGAAAATAACGGAATTCAAACAGCGAATGATCGATTTTATGCGTTGCACAGCACAGCTCCAATTGGTTCGATAGTTAAGGTGCGCAATCTGATGAATAACAGAACCATTTATGCAAAAGTTATTGGCAGTTTAAGTGAAAGTGAAAAACAGGAAAAGGTTTTAATTAAATTAAGTGCGGGTGCGGCGGAAAGATTAAATGTGTTGGATAATCGTTTTGTAGTGGAAATGACCTACTATCTCGCAGAAGATAAGGCAATGAAATAA
- a CDS encoding OmpA family protein, which translates to MKIHLLLALAFVYVSATAQQFNRTIYFENDESVLDESDKVVITELVNFLKKDDIEISSIEIYGFADTSASVNYNKTLSKKRCDVVFSVMESNIPVALKDNVTMHWFGELKEGDTKKDLHYSQRCVDVFITYKEIKSKDNISELFDQLRTPTQKFKIDPTKDTILIGESGTIISIDADAFYIPKSCAGEKVDIVLLEAYDPLSMYLNNLSTMSNSKQLESDGMIFLNAQLCNRILTVKEDKPLTIMFPTAELKEEMQLFSGVKTESGNINWVVSQNELAPFADFKVEELLNRYHFYNKKYIERCPLFFCQIKNLIGMDSRVNSTKVDVGKVDYVAFNKYKDSICAVYGVRSYYQLCKLMEERENKNFESKIGRENIAASDWSYYITKTTDLGWMNCDRFLELPENKRTNIIVEQKPADNINISLVFTEFKSMMATNNNTFETYGFANVKKESKCYVVALKYEDKKPFLSLQKVTIAPDLVIKPEFKEYSIAELKKELSKL; encoded by the coding sequence ATGAAAATCCATTTACTTCTCGCTCTTGCTTTTGTATACGTTTCTGCGACAGCCCAACAATTTAACAGGACCATTTATTTCGAAAACGACGAATCCGTTTTGGATGAAAGTGATAAAGTCGTCATAACAGAATTGGTAAATTTTTTAAAGAAGGATGATATTGAAATATCCTCCATAGAAATTTATGGATTTGCCGATACTTCTGCTTCTGTGAATTACAATAAAACCTTATCGAAAAAAAGATGTGATGTTGTTTTTTCTGTAATGGAATCAAATATTCCTGTAGCGTTAAAAGATAATGTCACCATGCATTGGTTTGGCGAATTAAAGGAAGGTGATACTAAAAAAGATCTTCATTATTCGCAGCGATGTGTGGATGTATTTATTACCTATAAGGAAATTAAATCTAAAGATAATATTTCTGAATTATTTGATCAACTGCGTACACCCACTCAAAAATTTAAAATTGATCCGACGAAGGATACGATTCTTATTGGAGAATCCGGAACTATTATCAGTATTGATGCAGATGCATTTTATATACCAAAAAGTTGTGCTGGCGAAAAGGTTGATATTGTATTATTGGAGGCTTATGATCCTCTTTCAATGTATTTAAATAACCTATCTACAATGTCGAATTCAAAACAACTGGAATCGGATGGCATGATATTTTTGAATGCACAATTGTGCAACAGAATATTAACAGTAAAGGAAGATAAACCCTTAACTATCATGTTTCCAACTGCTGAACTTAAAGAGGAGATGCAATTATTTAGTGGAGTTAAGACGGAATCAGGAAATATTAATTGGGTGGTTTCACAAAATGAACTTGCTCCATTTGCAGATTTTAAGGTTGAGGAACTGTTAAACAGATATCATTTTTATAACAAAAAATATATTGAACGCTGTCCTTTATTTTTCTGTCAGATCAAAAATTTAATTGGAATGGATTCAAGAGTTAATTCCACAAAAGTGGATGTAGGAAAGGTTGATTATGTAGCTTTTAACAAATATAAAGATAGTATTTGTGCCGTTTATGGAGTGAGGAGTTATTACCAATTGTGCAAATTAATGGAAGAGCGGGAAAATAAAAATTTTGAATCAAAAATTGGGAGAGAAAACATAGCTGCAAGCGATTGGAGCTATTATATCACCAAAACTACTGATCTGGGTTGGATGAATTGCGATCGTTTTTTAGAGCTTCCTGAAAATAAAAGAACTAATATTATTGTTGAACAGAAACCTGCTGATAATATAAATATAAGTTTAGTGTTTACGGAATTTAAAAGTATGATGGCAACTAATAATAACACCTTTGAAACTTATGGATTTGCCAATGTTAAAAAAGAAAGTAAGTGTTATGTTGTTGCCTTAAAATATGAGGATAAAAAGCCCTTCCTAAGCTTACAAAAAGTTACAATTGCACCCGATTTGGTAATTAAACCGGAATTTAAAGAATATTCGATTGCCGAGTTAAAAAAGGAGTTGAGTAAGTTGTGA